One part of the Desulfuromonas acetoxidans DSM 684 genome encodes these proteins:
- a CDS encoding tetratricopeptide repeat protein, with amino-acid sequence METPEQIIEQATDKLEQGQGRQAVDLLTRAHRQFSDNEEVIVLLAEAYAENRQPRKALQLLERFGSEAAAGAELVLALGDEYYAQDQVAEARQTYERLADSADHAAEALVRLGLLCFSEQDYAAAKSHFDQALEVDPSCVAALNSLGDLCQEHNDSAAAKKWYLKALSVDDEDVEAAGNLAELFYETGQLEEAERYARQAVSLDPGYAPAWLTLGYLYLDQDREKDAARCFETFLRWEKSPTAQDIIIEVKAVLEALRD; translated from the coding sequence ATGGAAACTCCCGAGCAGATAATTGAACAGGCGACGGACAAGTTGGAACAGGGGCAAGGACGACAGGCCGTTGATCTGCTGACGCGCGCTCATCGCCAATTCAGCGACAACGAAGAAGTGATTGTCTTATTGGCTGAAGCCTATGCTGAAAACCGTCAGCCGCGCAAAGCGTTGCAGCTTCTGGAGCGCTTTGGCAGTGAAGCTGCCGCAGGTGCGGAACTGGTGTTGGCCCTGGGCGATGAATATTATGCTCAGGACCAAGTTGCCGAGGCGCGTCAGACTTATGAACGCCTTGCCGACTCGGCGGATCATGCGGCGGAGGCTCTGGTGCGATTGGGGTTGTTGTGCTTTTCCGAACAGGATTACGCTGCAGCAAAGAGCCATTTTGATCAGGCGTTAGAGGTTGATCCCTCTTGCGTTGCCGCTTTGAATTCGCTGGGGGATTTATGCCAGGAACATAATGATTCGGCCGCGGCAAAAAAGTGGTACCTCAAAGCTTTATCCGTTGATGATGAAGATGTCGAAGCGGCTGGGAACCTTGCCGAGTTATTTTACGAAACAGGTCAGTTGGAGGAGGCTGAGCGCTATGCTCGCCAGGCTGTGAGCCTCGATCCGGGTTATGCTCCGGCCTGGCTGACGTTAGGGTATCTGTATCTGGACCAGGACCGTGAAAAAGATGCAGCACGTTGTTTTGAAACGTTTCTGCGCTGGGAGAAGAGCCCGACTGCGCAGGACATTATTATTGAGGTCAAAGCGGTTCTGGAGGCCCTACGTGACTAG